In Streptomyces puniciscabiei, a single genomic region encodes these proteins:
- a CDS encoding sirohydrochlorin chelatase: MTASHLPRSESRIHLDSTAHLMNSISSQLAGQLRLVSPLGHRRAAPPALVLVAHGSRDPRALETVRALRDRVRELRPGLPVHLGHIELNAPLLPDTLAALGDTPAVLVPLLLSRGYHVKQDIPGMAAAAPAATRPAAPLGPHPLLVETLRDRLIEAGWPPAMDAATRRASAVVLAAAGSRDPDSSTDTRRTARLLAERLGVPVVPAYASAATPTVPTAVRALAARGRHRVAIASYFTAPGRFATQCADAAPWIAAAPLGEHPAMARLVLHRYDEARAIRPLELASA; the protein is encoded by the coding sequence ATGACGGCGTCGCACCTTCCCCGCTCCGAGTCCCGCATCCACCTCGACAGCACGGCGCACCTCATGAACAGCATCAGCAGCCAGCTCGCCGGCCAGCTCCGGCTGGTCTCCCCGCTCGGTCACCGCCGCGCGGCCCCGCCCGCCCTCGTCCTGGTCGCCCACGGCAGCCGGGACCCGCGCGCGCTGGAGACCGTACGGGCCCTGCGGGACCGGGTACGCGAACTGCGCCCCGGCCTCCCCGTCCACCTGGGCCACATCGAGCTGAACGCGCCCCTGCTCCCGGACACCCTCGCCGCGCTCGGCGACACCCCCGCCGTCCTGGTCCCGCTGCTCCTCTCCCGCGGCTACCACGTCAAGCAGGACATCCCCGGGATGGCCGCCGCCGCCCCGGCCGCCACCCGGCCGGCCGCCCCGCTCGGCCCGCACCCGCTCCTGGTGGAGACCCTGCGCGACCGCCTGATCGAGGCCGGCTGGCCCCCGGCCATGGACGCGGCCACCCGCCGCGCCAGCGCGGTCGTCCTGGCCGCCGCCGGTTCCCGCGACCCCGACTCCTCCACCGACACCCGCCGCACCGCCCGGCTCCTCGCCGAGCGCCTCGGGGTGCCCGTCGTCCCGGCCTACGCCTCGGCGGCGACCCCGACCGTCCCGACGGCGGTACGCGCCCTGGCGGCCCGCGGCCGGCACCGGGTGGCGATCGCGTCGTACTTCACGGCACCGGGACGCTTCGCGACGCAGTGCGCGGACGCGGCGCCGTGGATAGCCGCGGCCCCCTTGGGCGAGCACCCGGCAATGGCACGTCTGGTCCTGCACCGGTACGACGAAGCACGGGCGATCAGACCGCTGGAACTGGCCTCGGCTTGA
- a CDS encoding deoxyguanosinetriphosphate triphosphohydrolase has protein sequence MEGTALDHGPYDPTAAERWAPEPDKRPGRTAFQRDRARILHSAALRRLAGKTQVVTPGAHSQVWDASPRTRLTHSLECAQVGRELGAALGCDPDLVEAACLAHDLGHPPFGHNGEQALNAFADDCGGFEGNAQSLRILTRIEPKRFTPEGSVGLNLTRATLDAATKYPWPRGAHPTDPASKKFGVYEDDRPVFDWVRAHAPGTRTCFEAQVMDWSDDVAYSVHDVEDGLHAGHIDPNCLHAEPERQAVFEVAIGRYVPAGTDPAELSAALDRLQDEEWWPHGYDGTAVAQARLKDATSQLIGRFCLAAEGATRAAYGTGRLTRYDAELVVPREARMECAVLKAVADRYVMQRAEQERLRADQRVVVAELAEALTARAPDGLDPQFRALFDGAGDDHARKRVIVDQIASLTDASARSLHARLTGHM, from the coding sequence ATGGAAGGCACCGCACTCGACCACGGCCCCTACGACCCGACCGCAGCGGAGCGTTGGGCGCCCGAGCCCGACAAACGCCCCGGCCGCACCGCCTTCCAGCGCGACCGCGCCCGCATCCTCCACTCCGCCGCCCTCAGAAGGCTCGCGGGCAAGACCCAGGTCGTCACCCCAGGAGCCCACAGCCAGGTCTGGGACGCCAGCCCCAGAACACGGCTCACCCACTCACTCGAATGCGCCCAGGTGGGCCGGGAGCTGGGCGCCGCCCTCGGCTGTGACCCCGACCTGGTGGAAGCCGCCTGCCTGGCCCACGACCTCGGCCACCCGCCCTTCGGCCACAACGGCGAACAGGCGCTGAACGCCTTCGCGGACGACTGCGGCGGCTTCGAGGGCAACGCCCAGTCGCTCAGGATCCTGACCCGCATCGAACCCAAGCGGTTCACCCCGGAGGGATCCGTCGGCCTCAACCTCACCCGCGCCACCCTCGACGCCGCCACCAAGTACCCCTGGCCGCGCGGCGCCCACCCCACCGACCCGGCGTCGAAGAAGTTCGGCGTCTACGAGGACGACCGCCCGGTGTTCGACTGGGTCCGGGCGCACGCCCCCGGCACCCGCACCTGCTTCGAGGCCCAGGTGATGGACTGGTCGGACGACGTGGCGTACTCGGTGCACGATGTCGAGGACGGCCTGCACGCCGGTCACATCGACCCCAACTGCCTGCACGCGGAGCCCGAACGGCAGGCGGTGTTCGAGGTCGCCATCGGGCGGTACGTCCCGGCCGGCACCGACCCGGCCGAACTCTCCGCCGCGCTCGACCGCCTCCAGGACGAGGAGTGGTGGCCGCACGGCTACGACGGCACGGCGGTCGCCCAGGCCCGCCTGAAGGACGCCACCAGCCAGCTCATCGGCCGGTTCTGCCTGGCCGCCGAGGGCGCCACCCGCGCCGCGTACGGCACCGGCCGGCTCACCCGCTACGACGCCGAGCTCGTCGTGCCGCGCGAGGCCCGTATGGAGTGCGCGGTGCTCAAGGCGGTCGCGGACCGGTATGTGATGCAGCGCGCCGAGCAGGAGCGGCTGCGCGCGGACCAGCGGGTCGTCGTGGCGGAGCTGGCGGAGGCGCTCACCGCCCGCGCACCGGACGGGCTGGATCCACAGTTTCGGGCGCTCTTCGACGGGGCAGGCGACGACCACGCACGCAAGCGGGTGATCGTCGACCAGATCGCCTCCCTCACCGACGCTTCCGCGCGCTCGCTGCACGCGAGACTTACGGGGCATATGTGA